The nucleotide window GGACATAGGTACGAGTTAAAAAAGATATAGCCGTAAATGGATTACAGCTGGGATTGAAACGAATAGTAACAATATACACGTAAGTATAAGTAAgtcaaattcgattttcatacagatattatttatatcgaCGCATATACGCGATCCCTCGTGTGGTCTAGCGGACGGTAAATTAACAATATAATATCGTAATATCGTAGAATCGAAAACGACAATCGACGATATGCCTGCAGGGGGATTGAAGAAAGCGGGTGGGTAGAAATATACGAGGGTATAACGGTGTATGAGTACATAATACAAATCGAAGCGATCGATCAACCCGGTCAATTCCTGGTGCAATTACGAAGGGGAACAATCAATTATGCACACCTTGGCCCGCGCTGCTCGTCGCGGTAACAACACTCCTCGGTGTGCATCGAGCCGTAAGCCTGCTTACAGCACGATCGGTGAGTGAGCACGAGTTCGAACTGGAACTGGAGACTCGACCGCTCGCTGCCCTGGACCAGCGGCTCGACCAAAACTCTGCGGGTATTTTATGGAATTACAGAAGCCTTGCCCTCGCCTCGTGTTGCGTGTATGCGATTGATTGCCCACGCACAAGCGGTTGTAGCGTTTCGGGCTCCCGAGAGCGCGGACCTAGAAGAGAGACTCCCGAGAGCGCGGACCTGGAAGAGAGACTCCCGAGAGCGCGGACCTGGAAGAGAAACTCCGCGGCTGCTCGAGACACGAGCGTAGCCGTGACGAAGCGTGAGCCACGGTCACTCGATGCCCCTCGATACCTCTAGAAAAACCGAGTCACAACGATCAGGATCAGTCTTATTGGTATTGGGAAACACCGCTGCGGGTCGTTTTTATGCCTACACGATTCTCTCGGTCGCACGCTGACCGTTGATCCTCGGGTGTCACCTGATTGCATTGTATAATCTGAGAGAAAGCAGGGCAACTTCAACGCTTTACCTATCTTCCGAGAGGCAACAGTGcattacgaaaattattatcaattttttttctcaacgtcGCATCTTTTTCACACGCGATATTGAAATATCAGTATTTCATGAAACGCGTACACGAAACTTGTACAATAGAAAACTCGATTTGCTATTTCGATTTGAAACGTAAATTAATGCTCAATACAGGTGAGGGATTAAATTCGGAGTGATTTCGAGGGTCGTCTTGTATAAGAATTCTTAAAGATCGATTTTGAAGTGTGTGTAATGTATAACTTACATTACCTGACGACGAGTAAACGAGACGTGTGATGGTCATCGCACCAACTTCGCGGAAGATCCTGTGGGTAGATATACGAGCTCGGTTGCGTGGCGAGTACATAAAACGAGGTGAAATAAGATGATATAATATTGTATCTACAAGAAGCAGGTTTGTGTTTCGAGTAGTAGCGTGATACCGAACAACGCCGCGAGTTCAGACATTATAGGTACAAAGCTTTTGAATTAATGTCGGTTCATTGTTGGTTGATAATAAGGAAGGCGGGCAGGCAGCGCAGGAAGGGTATTCAGAGAAgcgtgtatacataaatacccGTGTATAGCGGGGTGTATAGATACGCTTTCGAATGCGCGTTGTACTACGTATAGGTAACGAACCTCTGGGAACATTCGTTCTCCGGTTATGCCGGGGTACAGGCTCGCCGTATTCAGCCGAGAAACCATCAAAGAAACATCAAAGCGTTAATAAATTGATCCCGCCTATCCGTGACTGAATTGCTTTTTGCATCGTTTAGGAGTATTATTAATCATATCATAAACTCGAGCTTCATGATACGTTGCAGTGCGGGGCCATCCATGGTCAGTTTTAACAACGCGATATCAAGGCAGTAACTCATATTAAACTGTCGTATATTCATGTCTTACGTCTACTAAAATCTCCcgttttttttactttcaattacttttttcagGCTAGTCCTCAATTATTACAGGtaccttgaaattttttactttcatacGCGAGATCTTTaccgggggaaaaaaaaaacggaggcTCCTGCTGTACGAAGTATTTAGCGCTGTCTAATATAAGTATAACTGACGTCAAAGTCTTCGAcgtttttcgattaatcggcTTACCCGTATTATctcgtttaaaaattcaacaaggGTGACTGAATAGGTAAGAGAGATTTCTAGTTCAGGATCTAACAGGATAAAGGTCTTCGCGCCACTTTCGCATCCTGATTCACACTGCAGCGCAGCTGCAGACGGTataaatttacgaaaattgaaagtgaTAAGATCGATTTTAAACACGGGTGATGGATTACACAGCTCTTGCAGTGCGGAGGAGCAGTTCAGCGAGAATAtaagcagcggcagcagcagcagcagcagcagctcgATTAATGGCGTGTTTGGTAAGTTGCGAAGAGCGTATATAATGCAAGTTCACATtgcatatacattatatatatatgtatacacacgcGCGTACAAGCGACGTTAAACCACGtgcgtataattataattgaagGTAAAATTGCAGCAGCACACTTGCGTATACATAGATTAAGTTTACGTTATATGTACCCAAGTgatttacacacacacacacacacacgcgcgcagaTATACACGTATTCCTACCTAGGTACGCGTGTTACACGGATTCAGGTACATGACTATACAGCCCATGTATACCTCTGCCATCTTTCGCCGTACATACGCACATATACACGTACGTGTATTATAGTCGCGGTTAATATATATCTTAGATATATAGTACGACCGCATGCGCAAGCCGGTAATTTAATGGTACTAAACATGCAGACGATTTGCATAATTACACACCGCGATAAATACTTATATATTTCTATACTCTCTCTCTTGTGATGCCCGGCCCGCCGCTTAAAATACTTACACGGAGaaggaagaaaacaaaatggcggTTCCATCCACAGCTCGCCCACGTAACCGACCATCTAACCACATTTCCACATTGTTACATACCTAGGCGGAGGTACAACGTACCTACGTCTCAAAGAAATATATCGACTTTGGACAGCTCGGCTGCGATATATATGCTCAAGTAAATAAAACTGACCGAGTAGTTGCGCGAGATACTTACGGAGATAAATAAATCTACACGGATATCTGGCTCAGCAGAAATTGCACACGTATATAATGAAATCTGATGATCGTTCTTCATCTACAACGATAGCTGTAAGAATACAAGACGTTTTTATAAACTTGGCACGGAGTGagaaattatacgtataggtatatatcaCTCGGTGAAAACTTGggttattaaattattatttatttttaaattacgcaACTTCGTTATtacattctttcaaaatttaccGCATGTTTTCTAATTTTACACGCACTTAACGTACCTGTGTCCCTCAGTTTCTTACGAATTTCGCTGGCATTGGACGGTTTAGTTATCAGACATTCCTTTTTGGCCCACTATCGAAATGTCAAATGATCAACACTCAACTACGTGTCCATCGCGatgaacatgaaaaaaaatccatatCTCAGCCCAAACAATATAACAATTAAGCCCCGcactgaggaaaatttcatttgttacagtaactagaaaaatcgagtaaaacaggtatcgctagaaaaaactgtttgaatattgttggtgttaggaaaaacgaggtacgcctaaccattttgcgctactgtcgatctttttttggttattacaacgcaaaatcagtttctgaggtttactctacttttttagttaaacaaggcttaaacgtcaatttattcttgcacaagaattgaattttcgcaacagttgcaagaaaatatagtaacactGATCGTAAtcagaaagaatagtaacggatactagactttccggtaacagctagaaaactaattttcattttgtacttgcaagtatatttttcgattgtggtaagaaatgaaatcagtcaaagaccgagcggtaaccggaaataaaaatttctctcagtgcgaGATTGCGTTCGAAGTAAACAAAATTGATTGGGTAACAAGCTCGCTGCAGTGATGGGGGTGTTGCGTCGTACATATTTCGGCGGCAAATAACGGCTCGCAATTGGTGTACAATCACGGCAGAGGTATAAAACATAACAGTTCTGAACCAACGAGGTGAGGATATACgcatttatatattatagtcGCGTGCAGACGCGGTAGCAACTGTGTGAATCAGGTATACGCATGTGTTTGTTTGAGTGATACTTGACGGATGAGGATGTGCGCATTCTTATTCAAGTCGATGATCCGCGGGGTGAAATCGGGCAGTGTGTAGTTTATCCTGACAACTAAATGACCGGTCGGTGTACCGATGTTAATGCCTTTTCAGCCGCGACGCCGATGCCGCCGTATTCTTACATCGACGCCCGGACCGTTCGAGACACATATTTCCGATCATGTTGCATATGATTTTAAAACTTGAACAATGACCGGTGGATCCACGGACTGAATGGATATTCAGAGGCCAGTCGTCGGTTCGTTATGCGAATCGTACCATCGGTCATCTCCTGCACTTTGTTAAACCCCCGAAGCGAAAGATTGATTGTCTGCGTGTATTTACACACTGTGTATAATATCGGTGGTCGGATATTCGTAATTGTAAATTTACGGAACGGATTTTGCTAGAAAAAGCATCGATTATCTTGGGCATATTCCAGTTGCAGGGAAAGAACACCTTGTGTCGTTGAATCAGACGATAAGCAGTCGTTACATCATTGTTTGCCTTGGTTAATTAAAGCGATGTCAGTTACCCGAATGTACTTCACTCCCCGTTTACAGCTCCGGTTACAGTAGCGGCCATATAGATAAGACGAAGTATCGTCAACTAGTTATACGATGTCTGAAGAACAGAATAGTGGGAAGATTAAGTGAGCGTCTCCTACGCGTCATTAAAATAGAAAACGTACGACTATGGGCCTGAGATTGTGAAATTTCCGTCTGCCGTTTAATCGTTGGAGATTTTTCACCAACTCACTTGCAACCGTGAAagtgcaaattcgaaatacGCGTATATGCGAGATGAAACTTACCTACTTCATGTTGGTTCGGGTTTTGTTTTCGGTTTGGATACCTGATGTATAGGGATGAGTGTAGCCCATGGCGCATCATGTGAGCTGGGCAGCTGCATCAGACATCCCCAATAATTTGAGCATCGCATTATGCATAGCGTGCGAGGCGTCGATGAAGAGAGGATCCCGACTATACACGGAAATCGATCCTCGATTCGATCCCCATTAACTGGCGGCTCGCGCGAAAGCGTAAGAGTTaaagtttcatattttcgaCTGCAAATATGGTTGGTTTGGAAACAAGGATTCGTAAACATTCGCGATGCATATTGTTGCAAAGATTccaaattattgtaaaatcgGTCTAGTTTTTTACCTTTACAATCCGGAAACACGTGGCGTCGATAAAGCATTTTCATTGGTGTAATTTATTTGCGTctgtaatatttatacatcgtAAGAATTTCCCTGGAAGTTGGCTTGCTGAAAAACGCTTTCACCGAGGATCCCAATTACTGCAGCCTCTTCGCGTTGActgttatttattaaaatactGCCTACCTACTGATTTACTCGATGATGAATCGTCGAGCGTTTCCGAGTGCAAGCGACGTGAAGTGATCGCCGGAAACAGTCTCCCCTTCGTACGCTTCGGTCTCTTCCTTTCGTGCCGATAAAACTGACGAGTGAGTATAGCTGTTGTTGATTTGTCGAGTGGTCGTACCGAGCTGTAAAGATATTCGATGACGCGCCATGAGGTTTGCGGAGTCGAATAACTTCCGGAGCGAATCTTGAGAGTGACGAAGAATAGTCGGGTCGTTATTCGGTTATTCGTACGTAATattttctcctctttctccTTTCACGCAAATAACGATCGGCGATAAATTTTTGCCGATTTCGAAACGTCGGTTCAAGGAAGTGGTCGGATGTAGGAATGACGTTCGTATCCTGTTTCTCCTCTTGGTTTTTGACACGTTAAAACCGACATTCACGACCAGCGGGAGAGACGCATCGACGTCGAGTATCCGAAGCCTTAATTATAATAAGAAAACTTGAGTCTCGCCGCAAACTGCTCCCCTGAGGATGTGGTCGTCTTTGTTCATCTTGGTCACGCATTTCGCCATTCCTCGGACCTCCGATGTTCCGTTACCCGAATCCAACGCTATATCAGAATTCGATTGTCCGCCAAGTCGTCCCTGCAAGGAAAAGTGTCGCATATAAATATTCATCGACGTGTATCAGCATCGGCTTATCGTATCAAAGAGGAAAAATATCGGCGAGTAAAATCGAAGGACATTTGTAATACACGTCGCGCCGTGAGGTTTCCGCCGTTTTTCATCGAGGACGCAGAGTGGAGCGGCATCGGGGAAAGAGTGGCTTCGCTTACGATGACAGGCATATGTCAGTCGATGACAAACGCACGTAGCGTGCAAAAGTACGAACGAGTCGCATATGTGGGCAGAGAGTGCAGTATCAACATCGCGAGACCGCATAGGTGGCTGATTAAATGGATTGCAGGTAGTTGCCGGTGGTCGCCATACGCTGAATAGCGGACCCTCTGCACGTGCACCAAGCAGGATGATGTGTGCCCGTTCATGTCGGAGTGGAATACGGAACGCGAACACGGCGAACGCCTCTTCCTCTCGCACTAACAAGATATCCCCCTTCGACGTCGAGGTACGGAAAGGACGAACCCTCCTCCTCGATGCCCCGTTGCATCCTCCATGATCCCGCGCGCGGTGCGGTTGCTGCACGTGAAATTACTCCGCGTATTCTTTTCATCCTCCCTTTCCCTGTTTCACCGGTAGCCAGAAGGCCAGAACCCTCGATGCAGATTGTAGGTACTCCGGAGTCTCTAACTACGTGTAATCATTAACTTCTTATACCCAGCGACATCCATTTCCTCCATGTAAATTATACCGAGTATATAATATGCGACGACTCCCGCCTTTCTTACCCCGCTGCACATGTTACGACAATTAGTCATACGTGTCTACGCACACTGCTGAAAGATGACCAAGAAAACTCGAGCTTTTATCCGTATTTAAACGCGCCCGGGTGAACTATCCAGTCCCACGATTTCTCTAGTATGCGCACGGAGGAGAGAAGAAGAGCAGGTTTTACTCGACACGTCACAgtttcttgtaaaaaaaaaaaaaaaaaaaaaaaaaaaaaaaaaaaaaaaaaaaaaaaaaatacccatgtgaactatatttttcaccaaatgCTTCCCACGTGCGAATTTTCCTCGAAACGAAAAgattccttttccttttttttctttttgtttttgttttcttttaatatTGCTGCTTTTGTGGTCTAACGATAAGTACACGAATTTTTGTTCGCGTCCaattataaaagaaataatccATCGATTGACGACTGCTACAATCTGTTGAAGAATATTTGACAATGTCACAAAGTATCTAACCCTAAACACTGGGTTGAGCAAACTGTGTTAAAGATGAAGTTAGATAAGGTTACAGATGTGTTGACTTAAAGTGAATTGGGCAATCCTGCACTAAGAAAGTAGTAATTAGTCTATTATGGGCAGTAAATCACCAGCAATTGCTACATAGTGCGCAGACCGAGCGAATGTGATAAAAGTTGAATTATTGTCCCTCTTACACGCGCGTGGCAGAATATCTAGTCCCAAATTTGATTATTCATCAATGGGGTGAATTAAGCgtacgtagaaaaaaaataaataaataaaaaaataacgtggGTACGAAATGACTGAAATTAACTCTCGTTAAAAAATGACTCAATGAAAATTACGGCTTCTGTTGTtatgtagaaatttttaattctgttTGTTTCGACCGATGACCTATCCGttgcttatatatatacatatatctgcGCATTTTACGTCACGTCAGTGATTACATATAACAGTGGAcaaggaaaattaatattaccGAGTAACGCCGATAACGAGTCAAGTGTACAAACATCGTATCAGTGTTCGGTGCACTGAGAAActcgtttttaaaaaataacaaaatagaTTCCCTTAGTTTTAGTCCGAAcgtgaaacgaaacgaaatgtgagaatataattttcacaggtatacacatataatacAGATAAATTAAATCCGTATGAACACAAGTTCAAGCATTGCTGGCCAATCGTTCTAAAAAGACATTTGACTTTAAAGTCGAGGCAATTTCGCGTGTGGAGTTGAATACGGAATTTCCAATACttaaaggtgaaaaattactCGTGCTTCCAGAATGAACGATGCGAATACTTTATCATAAAAAATAACCGTTATCCTTTGTGGTTTCTTgatatttaatgaaaaaaatggggTTGCCAAACGTATCGAAGATCCATTAATCAACAAACGCGATTCGATTTCTGGGTCAATCGGCGGTTGACGGATGTGAGAATCGGCAACGTCGCTTCGCGGACATTTCTCAATGATTAATAGTTATCTGGTGTACGTCCCACTGTTAAACATATTTCGATCACTGTAAAACTGAGTAATCAATAAATtacaaacaacaacaacaccaacaacttctttattttttatgactAAAATAGCGACAGATACGAGCTTATTTACGCTCGAACATCTTGCGTAGCATTTCACTGCTTGTGCTCGGACGTGCGATGTTGTAAAAGCTCTCTCCGACAACGTCGATCGAAATAGATTGTacccatttttttattttcaatcgggTTCAATGTTCAAAATATAACCGATGTATTATTAGCTGAGAATTAAGGAGTTGTTGAGAATACACGACAttcgttgttaaaaaaatagtgTCTAATATTAATGTGAAACAAGTACGTACGTTTTATGAAATTCATCGCTTGACTGGTGTCAAGCTCGTGTTACTTAGAACTGACAATGAATTAGCCGCGCGATAAGGCCGAGCGTCAAGTAAAGTAATCTCAAAAGTTGATGAATACTAAGAAAGCGCGTTTTTTCCCGGCGTCACATTTATACCAGAAACGTCGTACAATATGATTCGTACCGTGGCGACGATCCTCGGGAATTTATTCAGTTATCAGTCACTGTCCGTTGCTCGTCCGGTTAACTTCAGCCGCCTGCATCTGCAACAATGAAAGAcaaaaggtataaaaatactGACATCATAAACCGcgggatattttttaattgtacAATTCTACTCGCGAATCGTCGTGAAATTACGCAAATTCTATTGTTTATCAGTTTTGGCATCGGTCGAATTTATACTTGGAAATATGTCAGTTGATTTACTTGTCGTAAAAGTTATCGGCGGCAATTAGTGGTGCATTTAATTCTTTCTGTGTACGattcattgttttttcttttttttttttaattgcagaggaaaattataaaaggcTCTGAGTGGCATTTTTTCTTCCAGataatatttgttgtttttttttttttagagaaaattTTGGCCTTCGCATACGCATACTTTCTaagaagaattatttttttgaaaagaaaatggcACTTACAGCCTTCTTCAATTCTTctttacaatttataattagTACCGCGGTATCACAGTTATTTCACTTGTAACATCGCAATGAGTGCAAAGCAAATATTGAGATCCCATCGTCGTGTTGTGATCAAAAATCATACTTCAAATTATAGAAACGGTACGAGgtttttaagatttttaaaaatagcaTTCTCAGAATTGGTTTTTTGATTTGTTAAGATCTCACACGTGGtacaaaaaaatctgaaaagaAAAGCCGAGACCCTTTTGAACCAGCAAGAACATCATACTACATGGGCTGCCaatttgacatggaatgccccatataaaCCAATTACTCAGTGACCTTTCACTGATATTTCCCTGATTTTATCGAGTGATGTACTTATAACGATCGTAAtagtacactgagaaaaatttcattttttatagtaactagaaaaacttagtaaaacaggtatggttaaaaaaaactgtttgagtGTTGTTGGAGTGACGAAAAACGAGggacgcgtaaccattttgcgctattgtcgatccttttttggtaattgcaacgcaacaTCAGTTTCtacggtttactctacttttttaactaaacaaggctttaacgtcaaattatcgttgcacgagcattaaattttcgcaacagttgcaagaaaatatagaaacagtgatcgtaatcagagagaatagcaacggatactagactgtccgttaacagctacaaaactaattttaattttctacctagaactatatttttcgattatggtaaaaaatgaaaatagttaaggactgagcggtaaccggaaataaaaatttctctcagtgcacgATGACTAAAATTTTCCCAATTCCTTCAGCTGTCCGTGGTGGAATCACGTCGAGGCTGGGCCTCCGGATTTGATGTTGAAAATTGGCGAGGCCTACAGCCAAGATCCGAATACCGATAAGGTTGATCTCAGCGCGGGTGTTTATCGGGACGAATTGGGGCAACCATGGGTGCTGCCGTGCGTTCGTCAGGTAATCCGGAAGGCTAATTTCCTCTGTAATTACCGATAACAGTCGGTTTTACTTATCACAGAAAGCTCCATCATTTACGGCCGTGATCTATCGAGACACGGCGAGGTAATCAAAACGTGTCGCCATGTTATCTGTGCGCGTGATTTTCaggcagagaaaaaaatcgccgaAAAAAAACTCCACAAGGAATACCTTCCCATTGACGGTTCCGCGGACTTCTGTTTAAACAGCGTCAAGCTGGTGTTGGGAGATGATTCCGAGCTGATAAAGCAGGGGCGAGTAAGCggtgatatttattttattaaggGGGCGAGGATATCGATCTGAAGAATGAGAATGGATTTTAAAGGGTTATAATTAGTCAGGAGGCCGAAAAAACGCGATTTTCAAAGGATTCTTTATGAAGagacgtttcaattttttattataaaaatttatacacgtacTGGGGTAACATTGAGCTTCgttctcatattttttatttctaaacaTATACAACGACTTTCATAGCTGATATAACCGATCTTCGGGAGCACCTCTAAAAAAAGGTGTCTTGCGGTGAGCGAGATATCTTTGGAATGGATCAtccgatgaaaaaaacaaaaaagattcAGTCAATACAAGGTAGTACCTGGTCTTTGATCGAAGGAAcaagcaaaatattaatttttaacaaaacggcgacttttaaaataaaaattgcgatttttcataaaaacttTCGTCTCAGCTTGATTACAAAACGGAAAATATTTACTGGCGAAAAAAATCCTTCGATCAaggactgaaaaatatattcataaagcttgtgtaaaaatttgagactgaTCGGTTTAGccgttttcgaaaaatcttgctcaccgactttgaaaacattagttttgagaaaaacgcgaccaaagtttcaaattcaaacgAGCGCGTAACTTGGAGAAATTTTCTGTGCATATACTTGAATATTTGTACGTTATGAAAttggaattacaaaaaaaaaaaaaaatacgaattttgATGGATCCTGACTAGGTATAACTTTTTAAAACTGTTTCTTGACTCCGTTGCGAAGCGGTAATATTTTTACCACACAACAtcgattttcatttatccagATTGCGGCGGTACAAGGAGTTGCCGGTATCGGAGCACTTCGCGTAtggttggaatttttttcaaaatttcacagaGGCCCGAATGAGGTCTGGATCAGCGATCCAAGCTACGCTGCTCACGCGCCGATATTGGAGCATCTTGGACCGGTGAAAATGTACCGGTATTACAATTACGAAAAGAAATGCTTCGACTACGAGGGAGTTCTTCAAGACATATCGGTAACCGCATAGTCGTCAGCATTACGAAGATAGTTgctcaataaataaatgacgAAATCGTTTTATCACAAATTTCATAAAAGTATGAAAGTTTATTTCTCCCGCTGTTACAAGTAAGCGGAAACAAAAACGAAGCAAAGCTCTCGGATGAGTATAATAAGTCAGGTGCGGTTACCCGCCGTTTTAGAAATGTGGAAATTTTTACCCCGAGACGAGAATAtcccaatttttcatttgcagaATATGCCCGAAGGGTCGATTATCCTGCTTCATCCGTCCGCGCACAACCCCAGCGGTGTGGATCCGAGCCCGGAACAATGGGCGGGAATTTCAAGGGCGATAAAAAAGGGGCGATTATTTCCACTGATCGATATGGCGTACCAGGGCTTGGCAAGTGGTAATAAGGAACATTGGATGCTTAAAAAAGTAACACCCAGTTTCTGACagttcaaagtttgaaaaacaaaatcctCGTTCTTCGTGCTCCAGGCGACCTGGATGAGGACGCTACTTCCGTCAGGATTTTCGCTCGCGATGGCCACCAATTCGCACTCGTGCAGACCTATTCCAAGAACCTGGGACTTTACGGTGAGACAAGACATCGAATAAACTTCCCTAGACAGAAGCTTTCGAACCTTCCGTTCGACCCGTTGCACCAATACGAAGTGAACTTTTACCGTGATTCCACTCTCTCCAACATCAGGGCTGATTGATGTTTTCTCAAAAATCCAGGGGAACGCGTCGGTTCCTTGAGCTTTGTCACTGCCAGTGCGGATGAAGCTGCCAGAGTGAGATCCCAGCTGAAGATCATCATTCGTACGATGTACTCCTGTCCCCCTGTAAACGGTGTACGGATTGCGAACGAGATCTTCATCGATCCAGATCTAAAAAGGCAGTGGATCAAGGACCTGAAGACTATGACAGACAGGATAAACTCCATTCGAAAGGCACTCAAGAATGAGTTGGATAAAACCGGCACGAAACTTAACTGGGATCACGTTACCAATCAGATTGGAATGTTTTGTTTCACGGGAATGACTCCGGAACAGGTAATTGAGCAAGTTTGTGTACCCAAACAAAATACGATCCATtggtattttttcttcccatgATCGTTCCTTTAACCGGTTTAGAGATGTTGCTTTGGTTCTGTCTCTGAAACGGACTTCGGATCCTCTCAGTCGCCTTATACACCCGATCAATGAAACcgcaccgtttttttatttcattttttttcaggtcaAAAGAATGAGGGAGAAGTACAGTGTTTACGCATCGACAGACGGCCGGATATGTATGGCCGGTGTTAATTCCAGAAATGTTGAACTCGTTGCCAGAGCATTGCACGATGCTACAAAGTGAGGTCATTACGGCTGCTGCAGCTTGTAGAAGAATTTTAACAAAGATTTTGGGATTCACTGATATTATTATCTCCATGGATATGTACGGGCGTATTATAATGTGTCGCGACAATAATTGGAAGGcgaatgaatagaaaaaaaaaatttgtgtgcAAAACACCATTGCAATATACAAAT belongs to Neodiprion lecontei isolate iyNeoLeco1 chromosome 5, iyNeoLeco1.1, whole genome shotgun sequence and includes:
- the LOC107220357 gene encoding aspartate aminotransferase, mitochondrial isoform X2, with amino-acid sequence MLKIGEAYSQDPNTDKVDLSAGVYRDELGQPWVLPCVRQAEKKIAEKKLHKEYLPIDGSADFCLNSVKLVLGDDSELIKQGRIAAVQGVAGIGALRVWLEFFSKFHRGPNEVWISDPSYAAHAPILEHLGPVKMYRYYNYEKKCFDYEGVLQDISNMPEGSIILLHPSAHNPSGVDPSPEQWAGISRAIKKGRLFPLIDMAYQGLASGDLDEDATSVRIFARDGHQFALVQTYSKNLGLYGERVGSLSFVTASADEAARVRSQLKIIIRTMYSCPPVNGVRIANEIFIDPDLKRQWIKDLKTMTDRINSIRKALKNELDKTGTKLNWDHVTNQIGMFCFTGMTPEQVKRMREKYSVYASTDGRICMAGVNSRNVELVARALHDATK
- the LOC107220357 gene encoding aspartate aminotransferase, mitochondrial isoform X1 codes for the protein MKDKSCPWWNHVEAGPPDLMLKIGEAYSQDPNTDKVDLSAGVYRDELGQPWVLPCVRQAEKKIAEKKLHKEYLPIDGSADFCLNSVKLVLGDDSELIKQGRIAAVQGVAGIGALRVWLEFFSKFHRGPNEVWISDPSYAAHAPILEHLGPVKMYRYYNYEKKCFDYEGVLQDISNMPEGSIILLHPSAHNPSGVDPSPEQWAGISRAIKKGRLFPLIDMAYQGLASGDLDEDATSVRIFARDGHQFALVQTYSKNLGLYGERVGSLSFVTASADEAARVRSQLKIIIRTMYSCPPVNGVRIANEIFIDPDLKRQWIKDLKTMTDRINSIRKALKNELDKTGTKLNWDHVTNQIGMFCFTGMTPEQVKRMREKYSVYASTDGRICMAGVNSRNVELVARALHDATK